GGTAGAATGGGTTTGATTATAAACTGAAACAGGCTGTGTATGCAAATTCAATGGACATGGAATAACTTTATCATGCTTTGCATTAGAATCATGCAAACCCCCTTTACAAAAACAGAGCAAGATAAGATGGAATAGGCactttttaggaaattttaCAGACCTTTCTGGCAGTAATGGGTCTCAATCATGTTAGAAAACTCGTTTGCATCATGTGattgagtttaaaaatataaaagatacaCTGAAATTGTTTTTACTAAGATACTTGTAgtcctagctttcctttttttgttattattattattattattattattattatttaattggtATCTTACACAGTTACACATGCACTCGGTTGGTTTTGAACCTACGACCTCACCATTCAACTTGCTCTTACAACTTACAAGGAGAGCAGATACCAATTGAGCTAgagagctagagctcattggcattTTGGTTAATACTTTGATTTACTGCCGTGAATGTTGTTTCATCAATTTAGATTACCATCAGTCTTGTATTCTTGTAGGACTTTGATCCCGCCATGGTTAGTGTGTTTCTGcctattttatttcttgttttaagATTCCTCCTTTTCTTTACAAActttgtttgtattttgatCATAACATATTTTATGAGCAAAATAAGGTAAAAATGGGTTCCAAAAATTCACTTTTCATATTATAGTTGTTGcatcaaaaaaattttgtgatctAAGTGCCATGAATCATGAATGGCTGCATCTTTATGTTGCTGTATATCATTAACATTCATCTGACAATTGCTGTATCCTGTATTCACTTTGTAGACCTTTTACAAAGTTGTTAGGAGCTGGGCATCAAAAAAATTCATGACCGGATGGTGCGCATTTCTCTCTTATTTCTCCTTATTTTTGCTTCAAGACATGGACATTATACACAGTATATTTGCTTGGTTATACATTCATACATTCCTATGTATGTAGAGAAGCACATACATTGaaacaaataaagaatttttttggtataaattcaaatgttaattAAATTGGAGTAATTTTTCATATCATAGTATTATGTTAAAACTATccatgattttatttatttattattattttttgtaaagtaACGAAAGTCTtattaaacataacaaaaaacaGTCCCAAGTATGCCAGGGGTGTACTCAGGGAGTTGTACAATCAAATTCTGATATTCCAATGCTCTAACATATcgaaaaaagtaaaacatggaACAGATTGAAAAACAACACTCCAATCCATCAAtgtatgaaagaaaaaatatttaatctcaAGAATAGACCATTCACTCTAATCAAAGCTTCTAGCATCCCGTTCTTGCCAAAGAGACCACATAATGCAATGAGGCACTGCTCTCCAAAAAGTGATAATATGATGCCTACCAAAATTACTGTGCCATGTTGCTAACAAATCAAGAACCCTCTGCGGCATAACCCACTGAATTCCAAACACTATCCATGATTACATATGAATTGTTCCTTTCTTGAACATCAATTATACAGATGGTGAGTTCTGGGAATTAGTTCTAAATGACTTAGTGGTTTCCTATGGAATTTAAGAATCTTTGGCATGAAGTGATTGTTTAAGATTTGGGCTGTAGGATATTCAATAGGACCTATCTTCCTAAGGGAAACTCAACTTGCCAACTGTTCTTCTCCTTACATATATTGTTGGTTTGGGTACTGCCAAGAGCCttatagctcaattggcacctccccATGCATAAAATGCTTGCGGGTTCAGGGGGAGGGCTTTGAGTTGCAGGGTTAGCAGCATATTATTGTATATAATTATAACTATCTCATTGTTGGTTTGGGTActtaatgtatatatttttactatatgGTGGGGGTGGCACGTACTGGCATTCTTTTTTGCACTTTGTTCCTTGTGCTTTTCATCTATTTCATTTCTGAAGTTGCAATTTTGTCCTTGGAGGGGTTATCTTGGAATCTGGTAGTTAGAAGAAACCTTGTTGATATGGATATGGAGATATTAGATCTCACTAAGAACAATCACTTGGGTATCATTCTTGATGATAGTGTTTGGACCCCTAACTCAGATTATATTCTTGcaaattattagaaaatatcCTGTCTAACTCCATGGATGGGCCAAATGAGTTCCAGCACAAGATGATCTGGTACTTCAAACCTCTTTTAAAACTGTGGGAAAAAGACAGCATATCACTTCTTTGCCCTTTTTAAGAGACATCTGGTACTTTCCCCTTGGGACTTCTGGAACTGGCATTGATTTTGTATTTGTGCATCTTTACCTTGTTTTGGCATTGTTGAGCATTTTGGGTGCATTTAAAGCTTCCAAATATTCAGGATTTGAAGTGTTTTGTTTAAAAGTTGGAATCTTTGAAGAAGAATGTTTCCAACTGGCTGGTGCAACCCCGGAAGGTGGTTTTGTccatttatttgtaattttacttatcaaaatggGAAAACAAAAAGTCTTGAGGCTTGCTTAACTTTGTTGTATTGaaagattgaattttttgaatataacctagagtttttattttaaaaatataacgAGAAATTGCATTTAAagcttccaaattttcaaaatttgcagTGTTTTGTTTAAAAGTTGGAATCTTTGAAGAAGAATTTTTCCGACTATTTTCATAAATTGATAATCACCCTTACCTAATGGTTCTAAATGATCAATGTGAATGTGCCTCACTTTATAGTCGTTCCTTTGGTTGCTAGtaaagcagcagcagcagcagccaCTACATTTTTAGCCATCGGCTTTTCATGTGCTATTGATCTTCCATCGGATTGGCctgtgtgtgcgtgtgtatgTATGTTTGGATGTTTTCAAAGATGAGAATGTGGAAAATGTGTTACGCATGTTCTTGTGAAATGTAGAGTTTCCAGGTTGTCACCTAGAGTTGGTTttttgtaatttacaattttatcATAATAAGAATTTAAATGTCTTGACTGGTTCTGCAAACTGGCTGGTGCAACCCCAGAAGGTGGTTTTGTCcatttatttgtaattgtacttatcaaaaagggaaaacaaaaagtCTTGAGGCTTGCTTAACTTTTTTGTATTGaaagattgaattttttgaatataacctagagtttttattttgagaatataactAGAAATTGATAATTATAGCCTCCAGTAAAAAAATCTGGAAATCTGTTATAGTCTGATGAAAtgttttcatttataaataggaTTCTGTCCTACTGGATGAACTAAGGATCCTCCTACTTCCTAGTTTCTGTTTCTGATACTAAACTGGAGTTCACAGAGTTGTACTTGGAAAATTTTGTGTAGTGTGGCGGTGttctttttataaattcttTAATTATGTGGTAGCTATATTTTGATGGCTGTGCTTATCGTGCCTTTTGCTTTTATCATATTTGCTTACACTTAGCTGCTTTGCAGTGTTATTCTATTTCCAATAGCAATTACTTTCTACATAACGTGGTGGTTTATTCACTTTGTGGATGGCTTCTTCTCCCCAATCTATGCGCAACTTGGAATTAATATTTTTGGTAAGAATACTGTTAATcagaaataaatatttatatccATTCCTTGCATAGGTAAATGTGTATGAGATGTATTAATCAATCCCCCTCGGAATTGATTCTCTGTGGCATCATATTCAGATGCATACCTTGTTTTGCCCTCTCTGGCTAGTGCAATATGAAGATTATGGAGAAAACCATTTCCCCTTTAAGACAATGCAAGTTTCTAGTTGCTTTGGTTTTCAATTGCTCTTAGATGCCACTGTTGATGGAGTGCACAGACTATTTTATGAACAAATATCTAGaatattatatatgtgtttGACAACCATCATGTTGTTTTTCTGAAATTAAGtttctataaaatattatatatatctatgTTTCACAgctgttatattattttttgaaattaagtGTAAAAAACATGATACTAATTTTAATGCTAGTTTGTCAATATTGGTTACATTGATTCTATTTCCTGTGAGATCTTTTGTTgctaaatttgttttaaattttgtggggtaaaagaaaaagagttgaaACAGAGAGTTTTTCTGTTGCTCTATCATATTTATTGTTATGGGTAGTTAAGGGGTTATGGAGTTTAACTAAGTAGAACAAGTACCTTTGAAGGGTTCTtatgttgttattattttatgtgaGGTGGCTGTCTAGCTTCACACATTGAGCAGTTTTATAATGGATCTGAAAACATACTTCTACGGGTTTCACTATGTTTATCAACATGAGCTTTAAACAGAATTTCTTCGTATATATATACTGTATCTTATAGAAGTTTTTACTTGCTCATATTTCTTTGACAGGTCTTGGATTTGTAACTTCAATAACATTCATCTTCTTGGTTGGAGTGTTCATGTCATCATGGTTGGGTGCATCTGTCCTAGGGCTTGGGGAGTGGTTTATCAAACGGATGCCATTTGTTCGTCATATATACAATGCCTCCAAGCAAATTAGTGCTGCCATATCACCAGGTATGGTTTGTGCTCTTGTTCAcacccatattttaatataacaaGTTTCAATGTGCCAATTTATATCCTGTATCTGTTTATTATTACAGATCAAAACACACAGGCCTTTAAGGAAGTAGCCATAATAAGGCATCCACGTATTGGTGAATATGCATTTGGGTTCATCACTTCATCCGTCACCCTCCAGGTCTGAAAACAATATATGTTATAAGATTATCATGGCACTGCTTCAATTGAACACCATTCATTAGTAGTGAAACTATTATTTCCTCACATTTACCACAATCCTTGTAGATTTGTGTGCACACATGCTTCTTGTTACTTCAAGTCTGGGACTGTGTTTAGGCCTTAGGGTGCAACTCGGTTTTGTTAACCTGAAGAAGCAGACCCAACAGACCAAATCAATTTGGGTTGTGTTGATTTGGAATGAGGTGTTTTTCAGCCTGGCTCTTCACTTCAGTATGACCTATTAGTTATTAATTGTGTTGTGTTCAAACGATTTATCTGTGTGGTACATATTTTGTTTGCATACACTCTTGcatataatttcaaaaactaTACTAATTTATGGAATTGTTGTTGCTTGCCATGCTCTACTCTAGCAAAACCGCTTCAAGTGCACAACTGAATATCTTAGGCTTGATTCTGttactctatatttttttttttttttttaaatcattgcATTCCAGACTGATGATTGACCCttgtttcttcttcaaaaaGACTTGTGTGAGTGTGCTTGAATATGCCGTATCTCCTCATTGGGCCCCCGAGAGGGGGTGGTGGTTGTTATTATACTGTTGTGAGTTATGGATATTTTATTTCTCCATGATGGtgacaacctttttttttttggcttaggCAACCCAATGGTCTCTTGTCAAGGCTTGCATGCATCCCTTGAAGGTTCCCCTATAAATATTTCACCATCTCtggtttaagaaaaaaaatctcacatacAGAAAATTCAGAGAGTGAATATCTGTAATTGGTTTTAGTTTAACTCTCTTTGCCCCAATTATTAACCCCCATTTACGTTGAACTGTTAGTTTATGTATCTAGGAGTATAGTTAGTATTTCATATTGAACATAGCTTATTTATTTGTGAACCTTGGATTTGTCAATGATTGAAGCTTCTCTTGTGAAAAAATGGTTATTGGTCCTTGGTTGCTTATATGATTTAAGCATGCCTTACACAAATTGAAAGCTGTTGGAGAATTGAATATTGAATAATTGGCAAGCTGAGCTATGCTTATCAGAAATTCAAATAGGATCTATACTGATCTCCTTCTTAAATCAATTAATGCAGAATTATTCTGGAGAGGAGGAGCTATGCTGTGTCTATGTTCCAACAAACCATCTTTACATTGGTGATATATTTTTGGTCAATACCAAGGATGTTATTAGACCAAATTTATCTGTCCGTGAAGGAATCGGTGAGGATTCATTTCTTTGATGTTATTTTATGTTAATAATGCAGAGACAGGGAGGGTGATTGCTTTTGGCCTGGTATCTCCTTCTGGGCTGTATTGTAACTAGACCATATCTGGAGCTTTCTCCTAATGGCCTAATGGTACTAGAAAGTTCATGCTGTTCATTGCAGCATGAACAAAAAAGGATTTGAAACTCTAGGTACTTTtgttagggggggggggggggggttcccTAATAATATAGGTGAGGGTCCTACAATGAgttgaaaggggaaaaaaaaattaggaagaaAAATCTAATCCATTGCACTAATCATCTAATTTAGATGACTTAATTTCTTTTCGTTCTTCAATTGCAGAAATTGTTGTGTCTGGCGGCATGTCGATGCCTCAGATCCTGTCAACTTTGGATACACGGGCTATGCCAGTGGATAGAAGTAGACCTGAAAGAAGTTGAAAGTGAAGCTGTTAGATGTAGTGGCGTTGTTTGTCTTCGCCTTGGATCAAATTCAGTTAGCAGAATCGGTCTTGTGGTAATGGCAGGTGTTGGAATTAGATTGTCAATCTGTGGTGGTTGTAAATGTCCTATTTCGATGGCATTTGTAACATTGGTCACCATGTTGCATATAGAATCTAGTGTTTGCTTGAAAATATAGTTTGGTTTATAATACAGGCTGATAGGTTTGTTTgtctttaaatttctttttttcccacGGTTAAAATTGCTTTGTTTAAATTTACTTTGAGATGAGAGTGTGTACCCTAGTTGCTATTGGAGGATATTCGCCTTGACTTCCTTGGACATAAGTTCG
This genomic stretch from Castanea sativa cultivar Marrone di Chiusa Pesio chromosome 1, ASM4071231v1 harbors:
- the LOC142616135 gene encoding protein CONTINUOUS VASCULAR RING 1-like produces the protein MGDDKSAIVMASREREKDRELLIPVADDDASSSSSKPSSSSSSSHHSGRETFYKVVRSWASKKFMTGCVILFPIAITFYITWWFIHFVDGFFSPIYAQLGINIFGLGFVTSITFIFLVGVFMSSWLGASVLGLGEWFIKRMPFVRHIYNASKQISAAISPDQNTQAFKEVAIIRHPRIGEYAFGFITSSVTLQNYSGEEELCCVYVPTNHLYIGDIFLVNTKDVIRPNLSVREGIEIVVSGGMSMPQILSTLDTRAMPVDRSRPERS